One window of the Niallia circulans genome contains the following:
- a CDS encoding aminotransferase class V-fold PLP-dependent enzyme, translating to MIRIKVGESVYQYHTKLEQYFSKIKHNIIGNNLTFSTPYGTQQLLYADWTASGRLYKTIEEKIIHKLGPYVANTHTESNITGTYMTKAYKEAKRIIKKHVHADENDIILFDGFGMTGVVNKLQRIIGLKNGCACAKKEKIAVIFVTHMEHHSNYLSWLETNADVIMIKPNDSGDVSMEHLKSLLEQYKDIPLKIGAFTACSNVTGRKTNYHELAKIMHKYKGYCFVDFAASAPYVEMNMHPDDKEERLDAIYFSPHKFLGGPGTSGVLVMSKKLIYSSIPDQPGGGTVDFTNEWGDILYKKEEEEREDGGTPGFLQAIKIALCIQLKEEMGIERIAAREKELIQLAMTELKKINRVRILESENEDRLGIISIICEDIHYDLVVLLLNDRFGIQVRGGCSCAGPYGHYLLPITKAYSKEISKEIQEGNFSHKPGWVRISLHPTMSNAEVYYIVDAIKKILNYQDEWKKDYVTKPFSCEYHSIRRDKLQMKDLFTI from the coding sequence TTGATTAGAATTAAAGTTGGTGAGTCTGTCTACCAATATCATACTAAATTAGAGCAATATTTTTCAAAAATTAAGCATAATATCATTGGCAATAATTTAACCTTTTCTACACCTTATGGAACGCAACAGCTGCTATATGCGGATTGGACGGCAAGTGGCAGATTATATAAGACTATTGAAGAGAAGATCATCCATAAATTAGGACCGTATGTTGCTAATACACATACAGAGTCAAATATTACGGGTACTTATATGACTAAGGCATATAAGGAAGCAAAGCGAATCATCAAAAAACATGTTCATGCAGACGAAAATGACATTATTTTATTCGATGGATTTGGTATGACAGGGGTTGTTAATAAATTACAAAGAATAATAGGTTTAAAGAATGGCTGTGCCTGTGCGAAAAAAGAGAAAATCGCTGTAATATTTGTCACTCATATGGAACATCATTCTAATTATTTATCATGGTTGGAAACAAATGCAGATGTCATAATGATTAAGCCAAATGACAGTGGGGATGTCAGCATGGAACATTTAAAATCTCTGCTAGAGCAATATAAGGACATCCCATTAAAAATAGGGGCATTTACAGCATGCTCCAATGTTACTGGAAGGAAAACAAATTACCACGAGCTGGCAAAAATAATGCATAAGTATAAAGGCTATTGCTTTGTTGACTTTGCTGCATCAGCTCCTTATGTAGAAATGAATATGCATCCTGATGATAAAGAGGAACGATTAGATGCTATTTATTTTTCACCTCATAAATTTCTAGGTGGACCGGGAACGAGCGGAGTGCTAGTGATGTCAAAGAAGCTTATTTATTCCAGTATACCGGATCAGCCAGGAGGGGGAACCGTTGATTTTACGAATGAGTGGGGAGATATCCTTTACAAAAAAGAGGAGGAAGAACGAGAAGATGGGGGAACACCAGGATTTTTACAAGCGATTAAAATAGCATTATGTATACAACTAAAAGAAGAAATGGGAATAGAAAGAATAGCAGCTAGAGAGAAGGAATTAATTCAATTAGCTATGACAGAACTGAAGAAAATCAATAGAGTTCGAATACTAGAAAGCGAAAATGAAGATAGGTTAGGGATTATCTCGATTATTTGTGAAGATATTCATTATGATTTAGTTGTACTATTATTGAATGATCGCTTTGGTATACAAGTAAGGGGTGGCTGTTCGTGTGCTGGTCCATACGGACATTATTTACTACCAATTACAAAGGCATATTCAAAAGAAATAAGCAAAGAAATACAAGAAGGAAATTTCTCGCATAAACCAGGGTGGGTGCGAATATCCTTACATCCTACTATGAGTAACGCAGAAGTATATTATATAGTGGATGCTATTAAAAAGATTCTAAATTATCAAGATGAATGGAAAAAGGACTATGTAACAAAGCCGTTCTCTTGTGAATATCATTCAATAAGAAGAGATAAATTACAGATGAAGGATTTGTTTACGATATAA
- a CDS encoding tyrosine-type recombinase/integrase codes for MMITLPDYALDYMENLNQSGRSKLTLKQYESDLKKFFSWLSTYKENTKFETIKALGADDIRAYFHYLKEKQLSQATIRRLASVLSRLLMYHQCVCAHEIHKLAEAAPLRSLTTKDFITSEESNKLLQNLLTKDFEGTKKSARNYLLARNWTIVTLLKTFGLTPLDIHSIKMKDVNFAQGELTLHREESGFLLTIPNDILTKLRAYYFSIPEVLRPKYYSNDPVFVAFNNISYSFQYDYDRQKPKALSVRAIQEMIKDEVKRAGLRKISAVNFRNAAILKELALGVSDEKVMHQFHLTSEAALRRYKQYLQNKINR; via the coding sequence ATGATGATTACCTTGCCTGATTATGCACTTGATTATATGGAGAACTTAAATCAATCTGGACGAAGCAAACTTACATTAAAACAATATGAATCTGATTTAAAGAAATTTTTCAGCTGGCTCTCTACATACAAGGAAAATACTAAATTTGAAACAATAAAGGCATTAGGTGCTGATGATATTCGCGCTTACTTTCATTATTTAAAGGAAAAGCAACTGTCACAAGCAACTATACGCCGACTTGCATCTGTCCTTAGCCGACTATTGATGTACCACCAATGTGTTTGCGCCCATGAAATTCATAAACTAGCTGAAGCTGCCCCATTGCGTTCCCTAACTACAAAAGATTTTATTACAAGTGAAGAATCTAATAAATTATTGCAAAACCTGCTGACAAAGGATTTTGAAGGAACTAAAAAATCGGCTCGAAACTATCTGCTGGCAAGAAATTGGACAATTGTGACTTTATTAAAAACCTTTGGCCTGACACCTCTCGATATACACAGTATTAAAATGAAAGATGTGAACTTTGCACAAGGAGAACTAACTCTTCATAGAGAAGAATCTGGGTTCCTTCTCACCATTCCAAATGATATTCTGACAAAATTACGAGCATACTACTTTTCCATTCCGGAAGTCTTGCGGCCAAAATATTATTCTAATGATCCCGTCTTTGTTGCTTTTAACAATATTTCTTATTCTTTTCAATATGATTATGATCGACAAAAACCAAAAGCTCTGTCTGTCCGCGCTATTCAAGAAATGATTAAAGATGAAGTAAAAAGAGCAGGTTTGCGTAAAATTTCTGCAGTCAATTTTCGCAATGCTGCTATATTAAAAGAACTAGCATTAGGCGTAAGCGATGAGAAGGTAATGCATCAATTTCATTTAACAAGTGAAGCTGCCCTTAGAAGGTATAAACAATATTTGCAAAATAAAATCAATAGATAA
- the spoIIP gene encoding stage II sporulation protein P: MQTSKTRTLIQYLNTTILGIILMFILIAGITTSIFSFKLTSDNVANILKSVNTTEIYTEIFHSENHLFPKSDGKGLSIGNILFQIATNIRLDDTRTLLGRELPALTFFHTEIVVAEEGTSLANLPFESTPSKELMKNPKEVDEEKVEKEDKPSENKAPVTTPKNKTVLVYNTHNLEAYLPLLKNANENEAVSSDERANVVGLSNKLSSILQDEGIGVQLDKTNINQKLLDRGWNFFSSYAVSKEVVETAVSENKHLNYLIDIHRDSARKKTTSATIDGKSYAKLLFIIGNANKGYEKNQEFAKKLHAELQKKYPGISRGVFLKGKEEGNGVYNQNFSDRAILLEVGGIDNTQGELNRSIEAFADVFSKVYWEENDATQQ, translated from the coding sequence ATGCAAACCTCCAAAACACGTACATTAATCCAATATTTGAATACAACAATATTAGGAATCATCCTAATGTTTATCCTTATTGCGGGAATCACGACCTCTATTTTTTCCTTTAAATTAACTTCTGATAATGTTGCCAATATTTTAAAATCAGTAAATACAACGGAAATTTATACAGAAATATTTCATAGTGAAAATCATCTTTTTCCAAAATCAGATGGAAAGGGACTTTCAATCGGAAATATTCTTTTTCAAATTGCCACTAATATTCGTTTAGATGACACACGCACTCTTTTAGGAAGAGAACTACCTGCTCTGACTTTTTTTCATACTGAAATAGTTGTCGCAGAAGAAGGGACAAGTCTTGCTAATCTACCATTTGAGTCAACTCCTTCTAAGGAGCTTATGAAGAACCCTAAAGAAGTAGATGAAGAAAAAGTGGAGAAGGAAGATAAGCCTTCAGAGAATAAAGCTCCAGTAACTACTCCTAAAAATAAAACAGTTTTGGTTTACAATACTCATAATCTAGAAGCATATCTACCACTTTTAAAGAATGCAAATGAAAATGAAGCAGTCAGCTCAGATGAACGGGCCAATGTAGTTGGGCTAAGTAATAAATTAAGTAGTATATTGCAAGATGAAGGAATTGGCGTGCAATTAGATAAAACAAATATTAACCAAAAGCTTCTTGATAGAGGCTGGAATTTCTTCTCATCTTATGCCGTTTCTAAAGAGGTGGTGGAGACAGCAGTTAGCGAAAATAAACATTTAAACTATTTAATTGATATACACCGAGATTCAGCAAGGAAAAAAACTACTAGTGCTACGATTGATGGTAAAAGCTATGCCAAATTACTATTTATTATAGGCAATGCGAATAAAGGCTATGAAAAAAATCAAGAATTTGCCAAAAAGCTTCATGCAGAACTGCAAAAAAAATACCCTGGAATATCGAGAGGCGTATTCTTGAAGGGAAAAGAAGAAGGAAACGGAGTATACAATCAGAACTTTTCTGATCGTGCTATTCTACTTGAAGTAGGTGGGATAGACAATACGCAAGGAGAACTGAATCGCAGCATTGAAGCATTTGCTGACGTATTCTCAAAGGTGTATTGGGAAGAAAATGATGCGACACAGCAATAA
- the fabZ gene encoding 3-hydroxyacyl-ACP dehydratase FabZ: MMNLQKVKDILSRYPLPLVDEILELKEGKMAVGVKQINKEDTFATGQNPNNPIMPGVLIIEAIAQVTAVAIHSEEKHRNKFALLAGINHSKIRKPVFPGDELCMEVMVEKVKNSFAKASGKATVAGELICEAEFLFSFQ, from the coding sequence ATGATGAATCTACAGAAAGTGAAGGATATACTAAGTCGGTATCCTCTGCCTCTAGTAGATGAAATATTAGAGTTAAAAGAAGGCAAAATGGCAGTTGGAGTAAAGCAGATTAACAAGGAAGACACATTTGCGACGGGGCAAAACCCCAATAATCCGATTATGCCAGGCGTCCTTATAATTGAAGCGATTGCGCAAGTTACAGCAGTAGCTATTCATAGCGAAGAAAAACATAGGAATAAATTCGCCTTATTAGCAGGCATTAATCATTCCAAAATTCGAAAGCCAGTTTTTCCTGGAGATGAACTTTGTATGGAAGTAATGGTTGAAAAGGTGAAAAATAGCTTTGCTAAAGCAAGTGGGAAAGCAACAGTAGCTGGTGAATTGATTTGTGAAGCAGAGTTTCTTTTTTCCTTTCAATAA
- a CDS encoding lysophospholipid acyltransferase family protein, producing MYAFTSRFANVVLKIFGRTKVINKDKLPQDTGYVVACSHIGWVDVVALGTSLLPNEIHFMAKKELFNKPNAAKFLHSINAFPVDRENPGPSSIKTPVKLLKEKKIVGIFPSGTRTSEDVPLKKGAATIANLARVPIVPAAYSGPTDLKGLLRGRKIRVIFGDPIFLKNEDGTKKDPADITRELSDVMAQLQNELDKRGGKQ from the coding sequence ATGTATGCATTTACGAGCAGATTTGCAAATGTTGTCTTAAAAATTTTCGGCAGAACAAAGGTAATCAATAAAGATAAATTACCGCAAGATACTGGTTATGTGGTTGCATGTTCTCATATTGGATGGGTGGATGTGGTTGCGCTTGGTACTTCTTTATTACCAAATGAAATTCACTTTATGGCTAAGAAAGAGTTATTTAATAAACCAAATGCAGCGAAATTTTTGCATAGTATTAATGCTTTTCCAGTGGATCGAGAAAATCCAGGCCCAAGCAGTATTAAAACGCCAGTAAAACTTTTAAAGGAAAAAAAGATAGTAGGAATTTTTCCTAGTGGAACAAGAACTTCTGAGGATGTGCCATTAAAAAAGGGAGCTGCTACGATTGCAAACTTGGCGAGAGTACCTATCGTTCCAGCAGCTTATAGTGGTCCTACGGATTTAAAGGGGCTGTTAAGGGGAAGGAAAATCCGTGTTATATTTGGTGATCCAATTTTTTTGAAAAATGAAGATGGTACGAAAAAAGATCCAGCTGATATTACAAGAGAATTAAGCGATGTAATGGCACAATTACAAAATGAATTAGATAAAAGAGGCGGTAAGCAATGA
- a CDS encoding HAD family hydrolase has protein sequence MITCIVTDLDGTLLNHESKISPENAASLKSAQEKGIEVIVATGRNYPDVMEIFKETGLKTWVIGANGATIHDPEGKLFDHLPMDKTKAMNLLQWLDERDYYYEVFSNDYLYSPQRGRQLIAIELDRLCTANPQISREELEKHATIQFAQTGFSYIDSYKEIENPAIDVYNILAFSFDKEKLDTGWKTFEDDSSITIVTSGTYNFEFEHKDASKGNALAKLANHLGIHLKDVLAMGDSMNDLSMLTKVGYPVAMGNARQDVIEASLEVAETNDQDGVANTIKRLVLSSITV, from the coding sequence ATGATTACATGTATTGTAACCGATTTAGATGGAACTCTTTTAAATCATGAAAGTAAGATTAGTCCAGAAAATGCAGCCAGTTTGAAAAGTGCACAAGAAAAAGGAATAGAAGTAATTGTAGCAACAGGGCGAAACTATCCAGATGTTATGGAGATTTTCAAAGAAACCGGACTAAAAACATGGGTTATTGGCGCAAATGGTGCGACTATCCATGATCCAGAAGGAAAACTATTTGATCATCTTCCGATGGATAAGACAAAAGCAATGAATCTATTGCAATGGTTAGATGAGAGAGATTACTATTATGAAGTTTTTAGCAACGATTATCTATACTCGCCACAGCGTGGTAGACAATTAATTGCCATTGAACTAGATCGTTTATGTACGGCAAATCCTCAAATTAGCAGAGAAGAGCTTGAAAAACATGCGACTATTCAATTTGCGCAAACAGGATTTTCTTATATTGATAGCTATAAAGAAATAGAAAATCCAGCAATTGATGTCTATAATATTTTGGCATTTTCCTTTGATAAGGAGAAGCTAGACACTGGATGGAAAACGTTCGAAGATGATTCCAGCATCACCATTGTAACATCTGGTACCTATAATTTTGAATTTGAACATAAGGATGCCTCCAAAGGAAATGCACTGGCAAAATTAGCAAATCACTTAGGAATTCACTTAAAGGATGTGTTAGCAATGGGTGACAGTATGAATGATCTTTCGATGCTGACAAAGGTCGGATATCCTGTGGCGATGGGAAATGCAAGGCAGGATGTAATAGAAGCTTCACTAGAGGTTGCTGAAACGAATGACCAGGATGGAGTCGCAAATACGATTAAACGATTAGTATTGTCTTCGATAACCGTATAA
- a CDS encoding DeoR/GlpR family DNA-binding transcription regulator: MAQEQRLVEIIQHLNEHEKITVEEICSLFHVSRDTARRDLVKLEEEQAIIRTRGGALLPKTHRKVDNYHNRLKAVSEEKKAIGKLAASFVRENDHIILDASTTVQAIGSFINQECTVITNSINLADILSDKQLPKIHLLGGVMQKEHRYLYGNSVIQRLDKYYVDKVFIGIVGISEKGLTIVDEEDGDVKKKMMQQAKQVIVVADNSKIGITDFYQFANLSDIDLFITDKEPEEWFIQLLKENGVELLVADRKDGEG; this comes from the coding sequence ATGGCACAAGAGCAAAGATTAGTGGAGATTATACAGCACTTAAATGAGCATGAAAAAATAACGGTGGAAGAAATTTGTTCTCTCTTTCATGTTTCCAGAGATACAGCTAGAAGGGATTTAGTAAAACTAGAAGAGGAACAAGCAATTATTCGAACAAGGGGTGGTGCGCTTTTACCAAAAACTCATCGCAAAGTAGATAATTATCATAATCGATTGAAAGCTGTCTCAGAAGAAAAGAAAGCAATTGGAAAATTAGCTGCATCCTTTGTTCGTGAGAATGATCATATAATTTTAGATGCTTCTACCACTGTACAGGCAATCGGAAGTTTTATTAATCAAGAATGTACAGTGATAACAAATTCTATTAATTTGGCAGATATTTTATCAGATAAACAATTGCCGAAAATCCACTTATTAGGTGGAGTAATGCAAAAAGAACATCGCTATTTATATGGGAATTCTGTTATTCAACGATTGGATAAATATTATGTAGATAAAGTGTTTATTGGTATTGTCGGTATATCTGAAAAGGGACTAACAATTGTTGACGAAGAAGACGGCGATGTTAAAAAGAAGATGATGCAGCAAGCAAAGCAGGTTATTGTAGTTGCCGATAATAGCAAGATTGGCATCACTGACTTTTACCAATTCGCGAATCTTTCCGATATTGATCTCTTTATCACTGATAAAGAACCGGAAGAATGGTTTATTCAATTATTAAAGGAAAATGGTGTGGAATTATTAGTGGCAGACAGGAAGGATGGAGAAGGATGA
- a CDS encoding alpha/beta hydrolase family protein produces MTEVRTINWKDDTIVLSVDYPKKIQSEYKVVIMCHGLIGSRIGVDRLFVKASNVLTELGYLVIRFDYRGCGESSGEYGSTQLSDLIEQTEAIIQFAYDGFSITELILLGHSLGGAVAVLTAIKDSRVSRLIQWAAVGDPAVDIKRIFGKARLSELAEREVVDFYGYSFFQTYFDSLTDYQPLTSCHKFSGDVLLVHGTADEDIPYHYLNKYKNEYLTRNTGTVDSILIEDGVHTFSSGRQFLKLINGTVDWLERK; encoded by the coding sequence ATGACCGAGGTAAGAACAATCAACTGGAAAGACGATACTATTGTTTTGTCTGTTGATTATCCAAAGAAAATACAGAGTGAATATAAAGTAGTGATAATGTGTCATGGGTTAATTGGCAGTAGAATTGGCGTTGATCGCTTGTTTGTAAAGGCAAGTAATGTACTGACTGAATTGGGTTATTTAGTGATTCGTTTTGATTATAGGGGATGTGGTGAATCAAGTGGTGAGTATGGCAGCACGCAATTGTCTGATTTAATAGAACAGACAGAAGCAATTATTCAATTTGCTTATGATGGATTCTCGATAACGGAACTTATTTTACTTGGTCATAGTCTGGGAGGAGCTGTCGCGGTATTGACAGCTATCAAAGATTCACGGGTCAGCCGGTTAATTCAGTGGGCTGCTGTCGGAGATCCAGCGGTTGATATTAAACGAATATTTGGTAAAGCTAGATTATCTGAATTAGCAGAGAGGGAAGTTGTTGATTTTTATGGTTATTCTTTTTTTCAAACTTATTTTGATTCTTTAACAGATTATCAACCATTAACTAGCTGTCATAAATTTTCAGGAGATGTGCTTCTAGTGCACGGTACAGCTGATGAGGATATTCCTTATCACTATTTGAATAAATATAAAAATGAATATTTAACTAGAAATACAGGAACAGTTGATTCCATACTTATTGAAGATGGTGTACATACATTCTCATCTGGAAGGCAATTTTTGAAGCTGATTAATGGAACGGTTGACTGGTTAGAAAGGAAATAA
- a CDS encoding histidinol-phosphatase HisJ family protein, whose translation MYYIDYHHHSNHSFDSKAIMMDICENAISKGVNEICFTEHFSVNPNAPTYGHMIWPTYLEDINKCRIRYQDQLIIKLGIELCEPHLLREQYKAVLAPIPFDYILGSVHNLHGLTLRKYMNTHPDEDIYLTYFKEVLELVTYADIDVLAHFDLMKRYAHPIRGIYHFPDYQEIITTILTTAIKRNIGLEINTSGWRTSLNESLPSIEVLALYKKLGGEILTIGSDSHRKDDVGAGFMQALNLAKKAGFTAYYKYEKRKPIRIDM comes from the coding sequence ATGTATTATATTGATTATCATCATCATTCCAACCATTCATTTGATTCTAAGGCAATAATGATGGATATTTGTGAAAATGCCATAAGTAAAGGGGTAAACGAAATTTGTTTTACCGAACACTTTTCTGTCAATCCGAATGCTCCTACTTACGGTCATATGATTTGGCCAACATATCTAGAAGACATTAACAAATGTAGAATTCGTTATCAGGATCAATTAATAATTAAATTAGGAATTGAACTATGTGAACCCCATTTATTACGTGAACAATATAAAGCAGTGTTAGCACCGATTCCTTTTGATTATATCCTTGGTTCTGTTCACAATTTACATGGGCTTACACTTCGTAAATATATGAATACTCACCCTGATGAGGATATTTATCTTACTTATTTTAAAGAGGTTCTTGAATTAGTTACATACGCAGATATTGATGTCCTCGCTCATTTTGATTTAATGAAGCGCTATGCCCATCCCATACGAGGTATCTATCACTTCCCTGACTATCAGGAGATTATCACTACTATCTTAACAACAGCAATCAAAAGAAACATTGGTTTAGAAATTAATACTTCTGGCTGGCGAACAAGCTTAAATGAATCATTACCTTCTATAGAAGTTTTGGCATTATATAAAAAGTTAGGTGGCGAAATACTTACAATTGGTTCTGATTCCCATAGAAAAGACGATGTTGGCGCCGGTTTCATGCAAGCTCTTAATCTAGCAAAGAAAGCAGGTTTTACAGCATATTACAAATATGAAAAAAGAAAACCTATTCGAATAGATATGTAG
- the manA gene encoding mannose-6-phosphate isomerase, class I, which translates to MNEPLFFKPVFKERIWGGTALRSFGYDIPSEVTGECWAFSAHPHGQSMVKNGSLAGKNLEELWENHRELFGNMEGDRFPLLTKILDANQDLSVQVHPNDDYAKVHENGELGKTECWYIIDCQDGAEIIFGHHANTKDELTTMIAENKWDELLNKVPVKKGDFFFVPSGTIHAIGEGIIILETQQNSDTTYRVYDYDRTDSDGNKRELHIEQSINVTTVPHQLAATTPLVKQQGNMEITKFVTCDYFTVEKWVLDGQSTREQDQAFLLCSVIEGDGSLQKDGKEFTFQKGDHFILPYKFGEFELAGKAELIVSYI; encoded by the coding sequence ATGAACGAGCCATTATTTTTTAAACCAGTATTTAAAGAAAGAATTTGGGGCGGTACAGCACTACGTAGCTTTGGGTATGATATTCCCAGTGAAGTAACAGGAGAGTGCTGGGCGTTTTCAGCACATCCTCATGGCCAAAGTATGGTGAAGAACGGATCATTAGCGGGTAAAAACTTAGAAGAGTTATGGGAGAATCATCGTGAGCTTTTTGGAAATATGGAAGGTGACCGTTTTCCTTTATTAACAAAAATATTAGATGCTAATCAAGATTTATCTGTGCAAGTGCATCCAAATGATGACTATGCAAAAGTTCATGAAAATGGAGAACTTGGTAAAACGGAATGTTGGTATATTATTGACTGTCAGGATGGAGCAGAAATCATTTTTGGGCATCACGCGAACACAAAAGATGAATTAACAACGATGATAGCGGAAAATAAATGGGATGAATTACTAAACAAGGTACCAGTGAAAAAAGGTGATTTCTTCTTTGTACCTAGCGGAACGATTCACGCTATTGGTGAAGGGATTATCATCCTTGAAACGCAACAAAATTCGGATACCACATATCGCGTATATGACTATGATCGTACAGATAGCGACGGCAATAAGCGAGAGCTGCATATTGAACAGTCAATTAACGTTACAACTGTTCCACATCAATTAGCGGCAACTACTCCACTTGTTAAACAACAAGGAAACATGGAGATTACTAAATTTGTTACATGTGATTATTTTACAGTAGAAAAATGGGTGTTGGACGGACAGTCTACTAGAGAACAAGACCAAGCTTTTTTACTATGTAGCGTAATTGAAGGAGATGGATCTCTGCAAAAGGATGGCAAAGAATTCACTTTCCAAAAAGGGGATCATTTCATACTGCCATATAAATTTGGTGAATTTGAATTGGCTGGGAAAGCAGAGCTGATTGTTTCCTATATCTAA